In one Phyllostomus discolor isolate MPI-MPIP mPhyDis1 chromosome 8, mPhyDis1.pri.v3, whole genome shotgun sequence genomic region, the following are encoded:
- the LOC114515220 gene encoding olfactory receptor 3A1-like, with the protein MEPEPGANGTVVTEFILLGLVETPGLLPVVFVLFLFAYLVTVGGNLSILAAILVEPKLHTPMYFFLGNLSVLDIGCITVTVPSMLGRLLTHKRAIPYGACLTQLFFFHQLAGVDCFLLTAMAYDRFLAICRPLTYSTHMSLMVQRILVAVSWACAFTNALTHTVAISTLNFCGPNVINHFYCDLPQLFQLSCSSTQLNELLLFALGILMAGAPVILIVTSYIHVAAAVLRIRSVEGRKKAFSTCGSHLTVVGIFYGTGVFSYMRLGSVEASDKDKGIGILNTVISPMLNPLIYSLRNPDVQGALRRVLMGKRALA; encoded by the coding sequence ATGGAGCCAGAACCTGGGGCCAATGGAACAGTTGTTACTGAATTCATCCTGCTGGGCTTGGTGGAGACACCAGGGCTGCTACCAGTTGTCTTTGTGCTCTTCCTCTTTGCCTACCTGGTAACAGTTGGGGGCAACCTGAGCAttctggcagccatcttggtggAACCCAAActccacacccccatgtacttcttcttGGGGAACCTGTCAGTGCTGGACATTGGATGTATCACTGTCACTGTTCCCTCAATGCTGGGTCGTCTGTTGACCCACAAGCGTGCTATTCCTTATGGAGCTTGCCTCacacagctttttttctttcatcagttgGCTGGTGTGGACTGCTTCCTGTTGACAGCCATGGCCTATGACCGATTCCTGGCCATCTGCCGGCCCCTCACCTATAGCACCCACATGAGTCTGATGGTCCAGAGGATTTTGGTGGCTGTGTCCTGGGCCTGTGCCTTTACCAATGCATTGACCCACACTGTGGCCATATCCACCCTCAATTTCTGTGGTCCCAATGTCATCAATCACTTCTACTGTGACCTCCCACAGCTCTTCCAGCTGTCCTGTTCCAGCACCCAACTCAATGAACTGCTGCTCTTTGCTCTGGGTATCCTAATGGCAGGTGCACCTGTGATTCTTATTGTCACTTCCTACATCCACGTGGCAGCTGCAGTTTTACGAATCCGCTCAGTGGAGGGCAGGAAGAAAGCCTTCTCCACATGTGGTTCCCACCTCACTGTGGTGGGCATCTTCTATGGGACAGGTGTCTTCAGCTACATGCGGCTGGGCTCAGTAGAAGCTTCGGACAAGGACAAGGGGATTGGCATCCTCAACACTGTCATCAGCCCCATGCTGAACCCACTCATATATAGCCTCCGGAACCCTGATGTGCAGGGTGCCCTGCGTAGAGTGCTCATGGGGAAGCGAGCCCTTGCATGA